GGTCTCCGCATAGATGCTGTAGGTATGCAGAGCCACAATGGTTTTGATTATCCTGACTATGCTGAGTATGAGAAGAGCATCGAGGCTTTTGCTGGTGAAGGTGTCAAGGTGATGCTGACTGAGCTGGATATGAACATGCTTCCTAATCCGGAAGGATTCGGCGGTGCGGAAATCAGTCAGAAGTTTGAACTTCAGAAGAAGTACAATCCATACGTGAAGGGACTTGACAAGAAGGCGCAGAAGCTCTTCAACCAGCGTTATCTCGATCTCTTCAAGATTGTAGAGCGTCACAAGGATGTCATCAGCCGTGTAACCTTCTGGGGTGTCAACGATGGTCACTCTTGGTTGAATGGCTGGCCTATCCCTGGCAGAACCAACTATCCACTGCTCATCGACCGCAACAACGAGGTGAAGCCAGTGGTGAAGGAAATCTTCAATCTCTTTAAATAAGATCTCTTCAAATAGAATCTCTTAAGATAATATCATCAATCTCTTTAAATAAAAATAACAATGAAAGCAAGATATTTGTTCCCAAAGGATTATATGGCAGATCCATCTGCCAATGTGTTTAACGGTCGTCTGTATGTTTACCCATCCCATGACTGGGACAGCGGCGAAAGCTTCGACGATGATGGCGGTCACTTCCAGATGAAGGACTATCACGTTCTCTCTATGGACGACGTGATGGAAGGCGAGGTAACCGATCATGGCGTGATTCTCGATGTGAAGGATGTGCCATGGGCTGAGAAGCAGATGTGGGACAACGATGTAGTAGAGAAGGATGGCAAGTACTATCTCATCTTCTCTGCCAAGGATTATAATGGTGTGTTCCATCTCGGTGTGGCTGTGGCTGATAAGCCTGAAGGTCCTTTCGTTCCGAATGCCGACCCAATCCGCAAGTCATACAGCATCGACCCTTGCGTGTTCAAGGATGATGATGGCAAGATTTACTGCTATTTCGGTGGTATCTGGGGCGGTCAGCTTCAGTGGTATAAGGACAACAAGGCTCTGAAGAATGAGCATCTCCCTGAAGGTAAGGAGAATCCGTTGCCATCCCGTGTAGCCATGATGACTGATGATGTTCAGCAGTTTGCTGAGATGCCAAAGCCAGTTGTCATTGTTGACGAGGAGGGTAAGGTATTGCCAGCCGATGATCCGCATCGCTTCTTCGAGGCTAGCTGGATGCACAAGTATAAGGGCAAGTATTACTTCAGTTACTCTACGGGTGATACTCATTATCTCTGCTATGCAGTAGGTGATAATCCTTATGGTCCGTTCACTTACAAGGGCGTTATCCTGGAGCCTGTAGTAGGTTGGACAACCCATCATAGCATCTGTGAGTATAAGGGACAGTGGTATCTGTTCCATCACGACTGCGTGCCATCAAATGATACAACCTGGCTTCGCAGCGTAAAGGTGGCTCCTCTCTTCTATGATGAGGAGGGTAACATCTTGCTGGTAAAATAGAATTGATTTTTAGGTTTTAATAGTTTTGGAGAATAGTTGATACATGAGTTAGTTTTAGTTTAGAACCGAGCAGCATCTTCATCCCGAAGATGCTGCTTTTTGTTTTTTCTCTTATAACTTCTCTGTTCTTCTTGCAAATTGTTTCTTATCTCATGTTATTTTTAAGTTATTTCTTTCGTTTTGTTATAGAATTCTGAGTTTTTTGTTTACCTTTGTACCCATAAACCAATGAAATGAAAGAATTATGTTGAAATTACTGTTAAGGTTATGGTGGCTGCAACAGCGCCGTAACTTCCGCAAGAGAGACGCCTTCGTGGCTTGCTACATCATCTTCCTGTATGTGGTGGTGGGCTTCAGCTTCTTCCAGAGCTTCACCGAGAGTGGAGGAGAACTGAAGGGAGAAGATATGCCGGCATTATTGGGTGCAGGCATCGTAATCGGTATGCTGATTCCAGACATCATCATGAAGATGGTGATGAAGCGGGATATTACGGCAATGGATGATTACGTGAAGTCGCGCCCTGTGCCAGAGAAAATCTGGAACAAGTTCCTGCTCACTACCAATCTCGTGAGCTTCTGGAACTATGTGCTTCCGGTACTTACGCTTCCTGTGCTCATCTATCTCCTGCCGGCAAGTGAGGTTGTAGCCAGCTTCTTCCTGTTCCTGGAGTTCTCTTTCATCAACGGTATCTATATCACTTGTTACCGTAAGGCTACGGAGTGGATTCTGAAATGGCCCTTGATATTGGGATGGATGGGAATGTTTGCCGTGCTGATAGGATATATGTTTGTGGCTTCCTTCTTCCCGGTATATATGGGATGGATAGGTCTCTTCTTCCTTGCAGGAGCGGTATTTACCGGACTTACCGCCTATCTCTATCACGAAAAGATTTATAACGAGCAGAAACAGAAGGTTTCCAAGTTCCGTGGATTCAGACATATCAACCTCTTCAGTCTGCAATATATCGGTACGTTGAGAGCAAAGCGTGTCCGTACGATGGTGATTATGATTACCGCCATCTTCCTCTTCGATGCCTATCTCTTTGCCTTGCTTCCAGCAGAAGCGGGACAGGAAATAGGGGATAAGGTGGCTATGACTACCCTCTATGTGGCGGGTGCCATCCTGCTGCCATCGGTGGTGTTGTCGCAATGGACCTTTGGTATTGAGGCAAACTTCTTCCATGGTTTGATGACCAAGCCGGTAAAGGTGAAGCAGATGCTACAGAATTGCTTCTATTATTATATGGTAGTGAGTGCTGTCGCCTTGTTGCTCACCCTTCCATTCCTTTTCCTGCAGGCTGGAATCGGAATCCAGGTGCTCATCGGCGGTTTCTGTCTGGCGGTGTTCATCAATCTTTTCAATCTGCCTACAGCACTCTTCTCTTCCCGTCTGGAGATATTCCAGACTTCCATGTTCAGCATGCAGGGAGCGAATCTGAAGATCAATCTTTATGCCATCGCCTTCCTCTTCCCACTGGCTGGCGTCTGTGCTGTCTATCATTTCTTCGGTGAGACGGCATGGTTTATTACCTGCGTAGCGCTGGCAGTCTTCAGCATCGCCATCCACAAATTGTTCATCGCCAAGATTGCTGCCATCTTCGAGAAGAACAAGTATAAGCGCATGGAGAAGTTCATGGAAAGCTAAGTAAACATTAAATACTACACATTAAACATTAGAATAATGGATATCAAGATTCAGAATCTCAAGAAAATATATAATGGCAATACCGTACTCGATATTGATAATCTGAGTGTTGCAAAGGGCGAGCTGATAGGACTCGTAGGTAATAATGGTGCGGGCAAGACTACCTTGCTCCGTCTGATTCTCGACCTGATTCAGGCTGATGATGGTTTCGTGGAAAGCAATGGACAAAAGGTGAACGAGAGTGAAACCTGGAAGGAATATACCGGCAGTTACATCGACGGCAGATTCCTCATCGACTTCCTCACCCCTGAGGAATACTTCGATTTCATCGCTGATGTCTATAACATCGACGATAAAACCTTGCAGGAGCGATTGGCGCAGTTTGAGGGCTTTATGCACGATGAAATCATGGGAACCAAGAAGTATCTCCGTGATTTCTCTCAGGGCAACCGACAGAAGATTGGTATCATCGGAGCGATGATCATCAATCCGAAGGTTCTTCTCCTGGATGAGCCATTCAACTATCTTGACCCTTCTTCTCAGATGACTATCGCCCACATGATTCAGCGTATCTGCAAGGAGCAGGGCACCACGGTCATCATCTCCAGCCATAACCTCAACTTCGTTGCCGACATCTCCACCCGCATCCTCCTGCTGGAGAAAGGCAAGTTGGTGAAGGATCTTCCGAATGCTGATGGCGCTGCCATCGCCGAACTCAACGAGTACTTCGGTATTCAGGCGGAATAAGAACACGATATTACATAAATAAATCTCTCTCTCAGAATCGCCAGCGAAGCTACAGAATAGCTTCCTGGCGATTCTTTTTTTTAAAAAAACAGTTCTTTCTCTCTGTCTGTAAAGCATGGGGCATCAACGAATGAGCCCTATTTAAATGCGAAAGAAGGCTTATTCCACTTTTTGCCTGGTAATGGCACAAAGTTGCCCTTAACTGGGGCAATATTGTGCCATAGCCAGGCAAAAAATAATGCGTCGTGATATAAATTTCAAGAGGACTGTAATTACGATTCGGCAGATGCTTTCTGAGTTGTTTTTGCGTGAGAAAAAACCTACTCTCGATTTTACCCTTCACCCTTCACCTTTTCGCTTGAAACCCCGATAAACACTGGGGTTGCGAGATGTGAAGGGTTATCATAATCCTTCACCGCTGTAAACGCTTTATATATAGGGATTTACGTCGTAAAGGTGAAGGGTGAAGGGTGTTTTTGAGAGTAGCTTTCTATTGGGTGCTTGAAAGATTAAAATAAGGTTCATTTTACTTCTTTTCTTTGCTTTTTATCTCTATGTTTTCTACTTCGGAACTCATAGACTTAGGAGTCATAAAACTATGAGTTATATTTTTTTAACATAAAGCTCTAAAGCAGCCTAAGGAGAATAAGAGAGGTTGGAACGTAAACAGTTGGGAATGAGTAGATTTGCACAAAGTTGCCAAATCGGCATAAAGCAAGCGAGTGAGGAATATTGAAGTAGTTCAGTTACTAAATCGTGAGCCACAGTTACCTATGCAAAGCAGGTAACAATACGGAAAGGCAACTTTGTGCATCAACGGATTTTATTGCGCTGATTCTCAATATTTTGCGTATCAAGGAACGCTTACAAAATGATTATATTTGCACACTCTAAATGTAAGCGTTATGAAAATCGAAAAATTCAAGGTGTTGCTCTACCTAAAAAAGAGCGGAATGGACAAGAATGGAAAAGCTCCCATCATGGGACGCATCACAGTGAACAGGACTATGGCGCAGTTCTCCTGCAAGTTGTCTTGCACTCCATCGCTTTGGAATCCTCGTGCCAGCCGATTGGAGGGCAAGAGCAAGGAAGCCGTGGAAACCAACAAGGACATCGGGCAGTTGTTGCTTTCCATCCAAAAGGCTTTCGATGTGCTTGTGGAAAAGAGAACGGACTTCGAGGCTAAGGATGTCAAGGAGGCTTTGCAGGGCAGCGTCAAGACACAGACCACCCTTCTCTCCTTCGTGGACGAGCATATCAGTGAACTCAGCACCCATGAGGGCATTGATATGTCGAAGAGCAGTGTCTGGACTTACAGAAAGATTCGCAAGAATCTCGCTGAGTTCATCGGGGAGAAGTATAGGTTGACTGATTTGGCTTTCGGACAGCTGACCGAGCCTTTCATCAGTGACTTTCACCATTACTTGCTTGACGAGAAAGGCTTTTCATCAGGAACCATCACCATCTATGTGTCGCTCTTCAAGAAGATGTGCCGCATCGCCTTTGAGCGAGGCTTGTGCAAGAACCTGCTGTTCGCCCATTATCGGGTTGGCACTCCAAGGGTTACGACACCCAAGGCTCTCAGCATGTCTGATTTCATAAAAATCCGTGATGTGGAACTGCCCGAAGACAAGCCGAGACTATCTGTTAGCCGTGACCTGTTTCTTTTCGCCTGCTATGCAGGAACAGCCTTCATAGACACCGTTTCCATCACGAAAGCCAATGTCAAGGTGTTGGAGGATGGCGACAAATGGCTCATCTATAACCGCAAGAAGACCGGAACACTTGCCAGGGTGAAACTCCTGCCCGAGGCGTTGGAGCTGATGGCGAAATACGAGGACGGGGCAAGAGATACCCTTTTCCCATTGCTGAGCACGAATCGTGTTCGTATCGATCTCATCACCATCTGCAAGTTGGCGGAAACGAGCAAGACCTATTCCTACCATTCGGGACGACACTCGTTCGCCAGCCTCATTACGCTGGAGGCTGGTGTGCCGATGGAGACCATCTGCAAGATGCTCGGTCACAAGGATGTGAAGATGACGCAGCGGTATGCGAGAGTAACCCAAAAGAAGCTGTTTGAGGACATGGACAAGTTCATCGCTGCAACCGAGAAGGACTTTATTCTCGCATTATGAACAAGGCTTTCAACTTTTCTTTTTACAGTTTCAACTACATTATTATATTATAAGGACAACAACTATGAGCAGAAGTACATTTTCAATTTTGCCTTACATCAACAGACAGAAGGTGAAGGCAGACGGAACAGCCAACATACTTTGCCGCATCACCGTTGACGGCAAAAGTGCAGCCATTTCCACAGGCATATCCTGTACCCCACAGGAGTGGAATGCCAAGAAGGGAGAGGTACGGAACGCAAGGGACAACGGACGATTGGCAGGTTTCCTTGCTGAGGTCAAGGATAAATACAACTCACTTCTTTCCACCAACGGCATCATCACCGTGGAAATGCTGAAGGCAGTGTTGAAGGACAAGGACACGACAGGAAAGTTCTTGCTGAGCTTTGGTGATACCATCGTGGAATGGTATCGAACCGCAAAAGCCAGACAAACCTTTCTGCACAAGCGGACATGGCAGAAGAACCTGAGAGACTTTGTCCATTCGTTGGATAAGGACGACATCGCCTTTGGGGACATAGACGAGAATTTCGGGGAGGAATACAAACTATTCCTGAAGCGAGAACAGGGACGCACCGACAGCTACGTGAACCATTGCCTTCTCTGGCTGAACATGTTGATGTACAAGGCTGTGGACAGGAGTATTATCCGCTTCAATCCCATAGCCAAGATTGGGTATGAGAAGGAGGCAGCCCCGAAGATGACCCATATCAGCAAGGCAGACTTCATCAAGATGCTCTCTACCCCGATGGCTGACGAGCGAACGGAGCTTGCACGCAGATGTTTCATTTTTGCCTCGCTCACCTCCTTATCCTATATAGATGTAAAGAAACTGTATCCTCATCATGTCAGTGAGAACTCCGAGGGTAGGAAGTTCATCCGCAAGGAAAGAGAGAAGACAGGCGTGGAGTTCTTCGTGCCACTCCATCCGATAGCCGAGAAGATTCTTTCGCTCTACAATACCACGGACGACAGCAAGCCTGTTTTTCCACTGGGTGAGAAGAAAGACATCTATCTTGATGTGCATACCCTTGGAATGGTGCTTGGCATAAGTAATAAGTTGGGATTCCACGCCAGCCGCCATACATTCGGAGTCTTGATGCTCAACGAGGACATTCCCATCGGCAGCATAGCTAAGATGATGGGACACGCAGACATCACAAGCACGCAGGTCTATGCGCAGGTGACGGAGCAGAAGATTTCAAATGACATGGATAAGCTTATTGCCAAGCGAGAAAGGAACAGATTGTCGAACGAAAAAACTATTGGAAAATGAACAGAGGAGTTATAACTATCAGCGAGAGCGGAACGGTATCCATGCCGACCGATACTGTATGGATGACCATGCAGGAGATTGCCGACATGTATAATGTATTCGGCTGCTATGTGCGCAAGGCTGTCAAGGCTATATTCAAGGATGGCATTCTGAAAGAGCAGGGTGTACGCCGTCATGTCAGGAAGAACGACCGCATCAGCTATGATGTGTATAGCCTTGAACTCGTCATTGCGGTAGCCTTCCGTATTGACAGCATTGAGAGCAGAGCCTTTCGGGAGTTCATTATGCAGTCCTTCATCGGCAAGCAGACAAGCCGCACTAAACTGGTCTGTATCTTTACAGAGAACGCAATGGCATAGAACAGCCATATAAAGCAACGTTCCTTGGAGGCTTTGCGCCTCCAGCCACTTGGGCGAGCCACCGCAGTGTTTTAGCATGGTATTAGATTTTATACAGACCATACGGAGAACACCCGGCAAACACGACCAACTCGGTATAGCCAATAAAACGAGGCGACAACCTATAACAACCACGCTCGGTAAGTTATACGTTGTCGCCTTGTTCATTTCACCCCACTCATCAAGGACATGTATTTCTCCTACAAGCCCTTCATTCTGTACGCCTCACGATAGTTAGCCATCAGAATCTTCTGAATGTCGGACTCGCGGTAGAGTATCTTTCCGCCAAGCTGGATATACGGGATGACACCGTTGTTTCGGTAGTCCTGCAGGGTTCTTCGGCTCAGTTGCAGTCTGGCACAAAGCTCCTTGTCCGTCATGAAGCGCTCACCGCCAAGCATGGGGCGGTAGTTCATCACGGCACGTTCAAAATTGTCAACCATTCGGTTGAGGTGGTTCACGATGTGGTTCATCCACTCGCTGTTTCTTGTCATTACTTCATTGCTCATAGTTGTCTCGTTCTATTGTTGATACTTACGTTACTCGGTTTACTTGCTGCATTGGATTAAGTGGCTGTTGCATATTCACCGCCTAACCCGTGCGCTTGCGAAAGCGCATGTCCTTTTTCTTGTCCTCCACTACTGCTACGATAGCCATCACGTCCTCCGGCTTGTAGTAGGTCTTGTGGCTGATTTGCGTATAAGCCAAAGTTCCGTTGTCCCGAAGCGTCTGCACTGTCCGTGGGCAGATGTTGAGCGTCTGACACACGTCCTGCGTGTCGAGCCACTTGTTCATGGTCTTGTCCTCACTGCGCTCACGGATTCTGTCCATGCGCTTCACGAAGTTCTCCAACTGGGCATCAAGATAGTTGAATGCCTCTTCCTCAAATACGATGAATCCCATACTTTTCTTTTTTCTAAGTTAATACTATGTTATATGTCGCAAAGCTCCACGCATATGCTGTGCTCCACGTTTGTGAGTGCAAAGATAAGGCACGGCAATCTAAAAACAAGCGTTTTCAATTTCTGTGGCAGTATGTTGCCGGGGTTTGCCGACTTCAACGCCAAAAACAATAAGAAAAACTTGCACGACTGCAACGAATACATGAACAATGATGAGTTGAGAAATACGTTGAAGTTCTCACAACTATCTCAGTATGCAAATAAGCAAGCCACAACTAAATTGCCACGTTACACCCAATCAGTTGCATGGCTGCACTCAGTACACTTACTTTGCACCCGACAATCGGTCAATGGTGCAAACCGTGACCACTATACTAACAAATAAAACAGCATAAGCTATGGCAAGAACAAAAGAAACGAAAATGTTTCCTGAACAGCAGGAGAAAATGACACATGAGGTGATGGCTTCGCTTCAACCATCCACTTATGGTAAAGACTATGCCCAAAAACATAGCTCTTTCTTTGAAGAGGTGGAGAACTCCGATTTAGAAGTTGTGACAGAGAATGTGGCTGCAACAACCTCCAACATGGAGGACGAGCTGACGAACGAGGCTCAATCGCCACCGAATCCGCAGAAGCGCATCAGCGGCAAGCAGCGCAAGGCAACTTTGGAGGAGTATCAGCAGACCTTCCTCCAAGTTCCAAGGATTGACGACCGCAAGCCAGTCTTCGTCAGTTCCGATGTACGAGACCGTCTTGATCGTG
This is a stretch of genomic DNA from Segatella hominis. It encodes these proteins:
- a CDS encoding glycoside hydrolase family 43 protein gives rise to the protein MKARYLFPKDYMADPSANVFNGRLYVYPSHDWDSGESFDDDGGHFQMKDYHVLSMDDVMEGEVTDHGVILDVKDVPWAEKQMWDNDVVEKDGKYYLIFSAKDYNGVFHLGVAVADKPEGPFVPNADPIRKSYSIDPCVFKDDDGKIYCYFGGIWGGQLQWYKDNKALKNEHLPEGKENPLPSRVAMMTDDVQQFAEMPKPVVIVDEEGKVLPADDPHRFFEASWMHKYKGKYYFSYSTGDTHYLCYAVGDNPYGPFTYKGVILEPVVGWTTHHSICEYKGQWYLFHHDCVPSNDTTWLRSVKVAPLFYDEEGNILLVK
- a CDS encoding DUF5687 family protein encodes the protein MLKLLLRLWWLQQRRNFRKRDAFVACYIIFLYVVVGFSFFQSFTESGGELKGEDMPALLGAGIVIGMLIPDIIMKMVMKRDITAMDDYVKSRPVPEKIWNKFLLTTNLVSFWNYVLPVLTLPVLIYLLPASEVVASFFLFLEFSFINGIYITCYRKATEWILKWPLILGWMGMFAVLIGYMFVASFFPVYMGWIGLFFLAGAVFTGLTAYLYHEKIYNEQKQKVSKFRGFRHINLFSLQYIGTLRAKRVRTMVIMITAIFLFDAYLFALLPAEAGQEIGDKVAMTTLYVAGAILLPSVVLSQWTFGIEANFFHGLMTKPVKVKQMLQNCFYYYMVVSAVALLLTLPFLFLQAGIGIQVLIGGFCLAVFINLFNLPTALFSSRLEIFQTSMFSMQGANLKINLYAIAFLFPLAGVCAVYHFFGETAWFITCVALAVFSIAIHKLFIAKIAAIFEKNKYKRMEKFMES
- a CDS encoding ABC transporter ATP-binding protein, with the protein product MDIKIQNLKKIYNGNTVLDIDNLSVAKGELIGLVGNNGAGKTTLLRLILDLIQADDGFVESNGQKVNESETWKEYTGSYIDGRFLIDFLTPEEYFDFIADVYNIDDKTLQERLAQFEGFMHDEIMGTKKYLRDFSQGNRQKIGIIGAMIINPKVLLLDEPFNYLDPSSQMTIAHMIQRICKEQGTTVIISSHNLNFVADISTRILLLEKGKLVKDLPNADGAAIAELNEYFGIQAE
- a CDS encoding site-specific integrase, whose translation is MKIEKFKVLLYLKKSGMDKNGKAPIMGRITVNRTMAQFSCKLSCTPSLWNPRASRLEGKSKEAVETNKDIGQLLLSIQKAFDVLVEKRTDFEAKDVKEALQGSVKTQTTLLSFVDEHISELSTHEGIDMSKSSVWTYRKIRKNLAEFIGEKYRLTDLAFGQLTEPFISDFHHYLLDEKGFSSGTITIYVSLFKKMCRIAFERGLCKNLLFAHYRVGTPRVTTPKALSMSDFIKIRDVELPEDKPRLSVSRDLFLFACYAGTAFIDTVSITKANVKVLEDGDKWLIYNRKKTGTLARVKLLPEALELMAKYEDGARDTLFPLLSTNRVRIDLITICKLAETSKTYSYHSGRHSFASLITLEAGVPMETICKMLGHKDVKMTQRYARVTQKKLFEDMDKFIAATEKDFILAL
- a CDS encoding site-specific integrase; the encoded protein is MSRSTFSILPYINRQKVKADGTANILCRITVDGKSAAISTGISCTPQEWNAKKGEVRNARDNGRLAGFLAEVKDKYNSLLSTNGIITVEMLKAVLKDKDTTGKFLLSFGDTIVEWYRTAKARQTFLHKRTWQKNLRDFVHSLDKDDIAFGDIDENFGEEYKLFLKREQGRTDSYVNHCLLWLNMLMYKAVDRSIIRFNPIAKIGYEKEAAPKMTHISKADFIKMLSTPMADERTELARRCFIFASLTSLSYIDVKKLYPHHVSENSEGRKFIRKEREKTGVEFFVPLHPIAEKILSLYNTTDDSKPVFPLGEKKDIYLDVHTLGMVLGISNKLGFHASRHTFGVLMLNEDIPIGSIAKMMGHADITSTQVYAQVTEQKISNDMDKLIAKRERNRLSNEKTIGK
- a CDS encoding helix-turn-helix domain-containing protein, which translates into the protein MSNEVMTRNSEWMNHIVNHLNRMVDNFERAVMNYRPMLGGERFMTDKELCARLQLSRRTLQDYRNNGVIPYIQLGGKILYRESDIQKILMANYREAYRMKGL
- a CDS encoding helix-turn-helix domain-containing protein, which gives rise to MGFIVFEEEAFNYLDAQLENFVKRMDRIRERSEDKTMNKWLDTQDVCQTLNICPRTVQTLRDNGTLAYTQISHKTYYKPEDVMAIVAVVEDKKKDMRFRKRTG
- a CDS encoding DUF3408 domain-containing protein; protein product: MARTKETKMFPEQQEKMTHEVMASLQPSTYGKDYAQKHSSFFEEVENSDLEVVTENVAATTSNMEDELTNEAQSPPNPQKRISGKQRKATLEEYQQTFLQVPRIDDRKPVFVSSDVRDRLDRVVRILGGRRMSVSGIIENIVRHHLSLYDDDFEAWRKL